A portion of the Algisphaera agarilytica genome contains these proteins:
- a CDS encoding 3-dehydroquinate synthase: protein MPTDHTVHLELPHRVRFTRGAFDVSNPTLAQVLDVRDEPGEPRLWVVVDQGLVESTLTLQRDLKGYVAYHADRLPRLVGFRAMPGGEQGKNDLSLLESLLGEINRLGIDRRSTVLVIGGGALLDMVGFAAAVTHRGVRLVRMPTTTLAQGDSGVGVKNGVNMFGKKNFIGTFAVPHAVVNDLALLDTLSDRDWRCGLAEAVKVALLKDAEFYTLLRDNAEDLARRTSTLSDDVWQRSAQLHLHHITASKADGGGGDPFENLSARPLDFGHWSAHKLEQLTGYELRHGEAVAIGLALDVTYAAHTGLLTPAIATDIKATLTRMGFALAHPELTNPALLDGLNEFREHLGGQLTVTMIRGVADPLDLHEIDTALMQRCIDELTSATQANTR, encoded by the coding sequence GTGCCGACCGACCACACCGTCCATCTTGAGTTGCCCCACCGCGTGCGTTTTACCCGCGGAGCGTTTGACGTGAGTAACCCTACGCTCGCCCAGGTGCTGGATGTGCGCGACGAGCCGGGCGAGCCGAGGCTGTGGGTCGTGGTGGATCAGGGCTTGGTCGAGTCCACGCTCACATTGCAACGCGACCTCAAAGGTTATGTCGCCTACCACGCCGACCGCCTCCCGCGTCTCGTCGGATTCCGCGCTATGCCCGGGGGCGAACAAGGCAAGAACGACCTGTCGCTGCTCGAAAGCCTGCTCGGCGAGATAAACCGTTTGGGCATCGACCGCCGATCGACAGTGCTGGTGATTGGGGGCGGGGCGCTGCTCGACATGGTGGGGTTTGCCGCGGCCGTCACCCACCGCGGGGTGCGTCTCGTCCGCATGCCCACGACCACCCTCGCCCAGGGCGACTCGGGTGTCGGCGTGAAGAACGGCGTGAACATGTTCGGCAAGAAGAACTTCATCGGCACCTTCGCCGTGCCCCACGCCGTGGTCAACGACCTGGCCCTGCTCGACACGCTGTCCGACCGCGACTGGCGCTGCGGCCTCGCGGAAGCGGTCAAGGTTGCGCTGCTCAAGGACGCGGAGTTCTACACGCTGCTCCGAGACAACGCCGAGGATCTTGCTCGCCGCACCTCAACGCTCAGCGACGACGTCTGGCAACGCTCCGCCCAGCTCCACCTGCACCACATCACCGCATCCAAAGCCGACGGCGGCGGCGGCGACCCGTTCGAAAACCTCTCGGCCCGCCCGCTGGACTTCGGCCACTGGTCGGCCCACAAACTCGAACAACTCACCGGCTACGAGCTCCGCCACGGCGAGGCCGTCGCCATCGGCCTCGCCCTCGACGTCACCTACGCCGCCCACACCGGCCTGCTCACTCCCGCAATCGCAACCGATATCAAAGCCACGCTCACCCGCATGGGCTTCGCCCTCGCACACCCCGAGCTGACCAACCCCGCCCTGCTCGACGGTCTCAACGAGTTCCGCGAACACCTCGGCGGCCAACTCACCGTCACCATGATCCGCGGCGTCGCCGACCCCCTCGACCTCCACGAGATCGACACCGCGCTCATGCAACGCTGCATCGACGAACTCACTTCTGCCACCCAAGCCAACACCCGCTGA
- a CDS encoding co-chaperone GroES codes for MSQSTPTSKPQPLETVEPIGKRVLIRKDQDKKQTKSGIHLPDKIEIPTLTGRVVTVSAEVAVDEKYPIEQYDRVLFNPKDAIPVDFEGDNRLFVVPVANVVAVFRKAEG; via the coding sequence ATGAGTCAATCCACCCCAACCTCCAAACCCCAGCCGCTCGAAACCGTCGAGCCCATCGGGAAGCGCGTGCTGATCCGCAAGGACCAGGACAAGAAGCAGACCAAGTCCGGCATCCACCTGCCCGACAAGATCGAAATCCCCACCCTCACCGGCCGGGTCGTGACCGTCTCGGCCGAGGTCGCCGTCGACGAGAAATACCCCATCGAGCAGTACGACCGCGTGCTGTTCAACCCCAAAGACGCGATTCCGGTCGATTTCGAGGGCGACAACCGGCTGTTTGTCGTGCCCGTGGCCAACGTCGTGGCCGTCTTCCGCAAGGCGGAGGGTTGA
- the eboE gene encoding metabolite traffic protein EboE, whose product MRDALGSGTILGYCTNVHAGASFAQMKANLERYALPVKQRVSPDAPMGVGLWLSAQAMQDAVAEKLIPDFRAWLSEHGLLPYTFNGFPYDDFHQPVMKGKVYLPHWADRDRYDYTLGLASILAELLPDDAEEGSISTLPLGWPSSFCGRPEDYPKQAQAATDQLMQLVHTLARIELDTGKHIHIDLEPEPGCILETSAGVVQFFEQFLLGGADDLSVLSYLRVCHDVCHAAVMFEDQAEALQNYRDAGIKVGKAQLSSAVRVDFDTMDAETRSAALTQLHGFCENRYLHQTSIRTDDGRVNSYLDLPDALADQPQPRGEWRVHFHVPVHLDTLGPSDTTQSQIGDYLAAIQPEDETHHFEVETYAWDVLPESLQTDDLAAGIGDELQWVLTEHGR is encoded by the coding sequence ATGCGCGACGCCCTCGGCTCCGGCACCATCCTCGGCTACTGCACCAACGTCCACGCGGGCGCTTCGTTCGCGCAGATGAAAGCCAACCTTGAGCGTTACGCCCTGCCGGTCAAGCAACGCGTCAGCCCCGATGCGCCGATGGGCGTCGGGCTCTGGCTCTCGGCCCAGGCGATGCAGGACGCCGTCGCCGAAAAACTCATCCCCGACTTCCGCGCCTGGCTGTCCGAGCATGGCCTGTTGCCGTACACGTTCAACGGCTTCCCCTACGACGATTTCCATCAACCCGTCATGAAGGGCAAGGTGTATCTACCCCACTGGGCCGACCGCGACCGCTACGACTACACGCTCGGCCTCGCGTCGATCCTGGCCGAGTTGCTCCCGGACGACGCGGAAGAAGGATCGATCTCAACTTTGCCTTTGGGGTGGCCGTCGTCGTTCTGCGGCCGGCCGGAGGACTACCCTAAGCAAGCCCAGGCCGCGACCGACCAACTCATGCAGCTCGTCCACACGCTGGCCCGCATCGAGCTCGACACCGGCAAGCACATCCACATCGACCTCGAACCCGAGCCCGGCTGCATCCTGGAAACCTCGGCGGGAGTCGTCCAGTTCTTCGAACAGTTCCTGCTCGGCGGCGCGGACGACCTGAGCGTGTTGTCGTACCTCCGCGTGTGCCACGACGTCTGCCACGCCGCGGTCATGTTCGAAGATCAGGCCGAGGCGTTGCAGAACTACCGTGACGCGGGAATCAAAGTCGGCAAGGCCCAACTCTCCTCGGCGGTCCGTGTCGACTTCGACACGATGGATGCCGAAACACGCTCCGCCGCGTTGACTCAGCTCCACGGCTTCTGCGAAAACCGCTACCTCCACCAGACCTCGATCCGCACCGACGACGGCCGGGTGAACAGCTACCTCGACCTGCCCGATGCACTCGCGGATCAACCCCAGCCGCGTGGCGAATGGCGGGTGCACTTCCACGTCCCGGTCCACCTCGACACGCTCGGCCCGAGCGACACGACCCAATCCCAGATCGGCGACTACCTCGCCGCCATCCAACCCGAGGACGAGACGCACCACTTCGAGGTCGAGACCTACGCCTGGGATGTCTTGCCCGAATCGCTGCAGACCGACGACCTGGCCGCGGGCATCGGCGACGAATTGCAGTGGGTCCTCACGGAACACGGCCGATGA
- a CDS encoding TatD family hydrolase: protein MPYIDPHIHMVSRTTDDYQRMALAGCVAVTEPAFWAGYDRSSPQGFYDYFVQLTEVEPKRAAAHGIAHHAWVCINPKEAEDPGFAREVIQLLPEFLDKPNVLGVGEIGLNKNSKNEMAILEEQIAVAAEHDRLILVHTPHLEDKLKGTQLILDALKRDGRIRPERVLIDHVEEHTVGMVLDQGYWAGMTLYPDSKCTPQRAVDIVECYGDERLWINSAGDWGHSDPLSVPKCIAEMKARGHTQKLIDRITFANPKAFLSQSGRFSV from the coding sequence TTGCCCTACATCGACCCCCACATCCACATGGTCAGCCGCACGACCGACGACTACCAGCGCATGGCGTTGGCCGGCTGTGTCGCCGTGACCGAGCCCGCGTTCTGGGCGGGCTACGACCGCTCTTCGCCGCAGGGGTTCTACGACTACTTCGTCCAGCTCACCGAGGTCGAGCCCAAGCGCGCCGCCGCCCACGGCATCGCCCACCACGCCTGGGTCTGCATCAACCCCAAAGAAGCCGAAGACCCCGGCTTCGCCCGTGAGGTCATCCAGCTCCTGCCCGAGTTCCTCGACAAGCCCAACGTCCTGGGCGTCGGCGAGATCGGCCTCAACAAAAACTCCAAGAACGAGATGGCCATCCTCGAAGAGCAGATCGCCGTCGCCGCCGAGCACGATCGCCTCATCCTCGTCCACACGCCCCACCTCGAAGACAAACTCAAAGGCACCCAGCTCATCCTCGACGCCCTCAAACGCGACGGTCGGATCCGCCCCGAGCGCGTCCTCATCGACCACGTCGAAGAACACACCGTCGGCATGGTGCTTGACCAGGGCTACTGGGCGGGCATGACCCTCTACCCCGACAGCAAATGCACCCCCCAGCGGGCCGTGGACATCGTCGAGTGCTACGGCGACGAACGCCTCTGGATCAACTCCGCGGGCGACTGGGGCCACTCCGACCCGCTGAGCGTGCCCAAGTGCATCGCCGAGATGAAGGCCCGCGGCCACACCCAAAAGCTCATCGATCGCATCACCTTCGCCAACCCCAAAGCGTTCCTTTCCCAGTCCGGCCGGTTCAGCGTCTAA
- a CDS encoding UbiA family prenyltransferase — protein sequence MIGKYLKAWLNLGRISNLPTVWSNVVHGLSVGMFVALLEPLRQEYPGQVPPIGWGDLGRLLDQAFLLLVGMSLLYTAGMVLNDACDVAIDKEDRPNRPIPSGRVTQREAFIGGVVMLALGWACTLVYPQAVSVWAGVLVAAILGYNLLHRWRWAGLVLMPVCRGLVIWLSASAFMAGVGIDADLPRVLGSVLAITCYTLIITLIAWGEALPSMGKLASWIGVMIAGMALVDALFVGLMGLWPMSVFCAGCAVLSLAGQRWIKGS from the coding sequence ATGATCGGGAAGTACCTCAAGGCCTGGCTCAACCTCGGGCGCATCAGCAACCTGCCCACCGTGTGGTCGAACGTCGTGCACGGCCTGTCGGTCGGCATGTTCGTCGCCCTCCTCGAACCGCTCCGCCAAGAGTACCCCGGCCAGGTCCCGCCGATCGGCTGGGGCGACCTGGGCCGATTGCTTGACCAGGCGTTTCTGCTACTCGTCGGGATGAGCCTGCTCTACACCGCCGGAATGGTGCTGAACGACGCGTGCGATGTCGCGATCGACAAAGAGGATCGCCCCAACCGCCCGATCCCCAGCGGACGGGTTACGCAGCGAGAAGCATTCATCGGCGGGGTGGTCATGCTGGCCCTGGGCTGGGCGTGCACCCTCGTCTACCCGCAAGCCGTGTCGGTGTGGGCGGGCGTTCTGGTCGCGGCGATCTTGGGCTACAACCTTTTGCACCGCTGGCGCTGGGCGGGGCTGGTGCTCATGCCCGTATGTCGCGGGTTGGTGATCTGGCTATCGGCCTCGGCGTTTATGGCGGGGGTTGGAATCGACGCCGACCTCCCGCGTGTGTTGGGCAGTGTGCTCGCAATTACGTGCTACACGTTGATCATCACGCTCATCGCCTGGGGCGAAGCGTTGCCGAGCATGGGCAAGCTCGCCTCGTGGATCGGCGTCATGATCGCGGGGATGGCGCTGGTCGATGCGTTGTTTGTCGGGCTGATGGGCTTGTGGCCGATGTCGGTGTTCTGCGCGGGGTGTGCGGTGCTGAGTCTCGCAGGTCAGCGATGGATCAAAGGAAGCTAA
- the aroA gene encoding 3-phosphoshikimate 1-carboxyvinyltransferase has protein sequence MLESLPISRLDPFDVTLRPPGSKSLTNRALLLAALAKGSSKLTGVLFADDTRRMLEALEALGFQLNIDEPNRAVTIRGKHGTIPSTEAELHLGNAGTAMRFLTAALCLGLGEYTLDGIPRMRQRPIGELVEPLLELGADIEYLGEDGYPPLKIIAEPPGMNGGFLELTPTLSSQFISAMLMIGPYLQRGLEIEFDGPVTSLPYVKMTLNLMKQFGAEFEADTGYRAVHVPTGGYRHYDYPIEPDASNASYFLAAAAVVPGSRCTVEGLGSRSLQGDAEFCDVLGRMGCGVDQKLDSTTITAPVDGQIRGVDVDLNDMPDMAQTLAVVALFGDRPTTIRNVGNLRVKETDRIAALENELIKLGASVTTIEDDITITPPAEGVAAALESLGGAEIDTYDDHRMAMAFSVAGLGASGGEGSQVVINDPSCVEKTFPDYFEFLDRLRGSSD, from the coding sequence ATGCTTGAATCACTGCCTATCAGCCGGCTCGATCCCTTCGATGTCACGCTGCGCCCGCCCGGTTCCAAGAGCCTGACCAACCGCGCCCTGCTGCTCGCCGCGCTGGCCAAGGGCTCGTCCAAACTCACCGGCGTCCTGTTTGCCGACGACACCCGGCGGATGCTCGAAGCGCTCGAAGCCCTGGGTTTCCAACTCAACATCGACGAGCCCAACCGCGCCGTGACCATCCGCGGCAAGCACGGCACGATCCCCAGCACCGAGGCCGAGCTGCACCTGGGCAACGCGGGCACCGCCATGCGTTTCCTCACCGCGGCGCTGTGCCTGGGCCTGGGCGAGTACACCCTCGACGGCATCCCACGCATGCGGCAGCGCCCCATCGGCGAACTGGTCGAGCCGTTGCTCGAACTCGGAGCCGACATCGAGTACCTCGGCGAAGACGGCTACCCCCCGCTGAAGATCATCGCCGAGCCCCCGGGGATGAACGGCGGGTTCCTCGAGCTCACGCCGACGCTGTCGAGCCAGTTCATCTCGGCGATGCTGATGATCGGGCCGTACCTCCAGCGTGGCCTGGAGATCGAGTTCGACGGACCGGTGACCAGCCTACCCTACGTCAAGATGACGCTGAACCTGATGAAGCAGTTCGGCGCCGAGTTCGAAGCCGACACCGGCTACCGCGCGGTGCACGTGCCAACGGGCGGGTACCGGCACTACGACTACCCCATCGAGCCGGACGCCAGCAACGCCAGCTATTTCCTCGCCGCCGCGGCCGTGGTGCCGGGCAGCCGTTGCACCGTTGAGGGCCTGGGCTCGCGCAGCCTCCAGGGCGACGCGGAGTTCTGCGATGTGCTCGGGCGGATGGGATGCGGCGTCGACCAGAAGCTCGACTCCACCACCATCACCGCGCCGGTGGACGGCCAGATCCGCGGCGTGGATGTCGACCTCAACGACATGCCCGACATGGCCCAGACGCTGGCCGTGGTCGCGTTGTTCGGAGACCGCCCCACCACGATCCGCAACGTCGGTAACCTGCGTGTCAAAGAAACCGACCGCATCGCCGCGCTCGAGAACGAGCTGATCAAGCTGGGCGCATCGGTCACGACGATTGAAGACGACATCACGATCACCCCCCCCGCCGAGGGCGTGGCCGCTGCGCTCGAGAGTTTGGGCGGCGCCGAGATCGACACCTACGACGACCACCGCATGGCGATGGCGTTTTCGGTGGCGGGGCTAGGCGCTTCGGGCGGCGAAGGCAGCCAGGTGGTGATCAACGACCCGAGCTGCGTCGAAAAAACCTTCCCCGATTATTTCGAGTTCCTGGATCGGCTCCGCGGTTCTTCTGACTAA
- a CDS encoding DinB family protein, with product MTDSSLAPHQLSEAAPVVLDHVGPLREVLGQLARLVDQLDDTAYNTKPVTTYGGSIGGHVRHCLDHVSALLCGTHGDLIDYEARERGTDIETNPVSACSELQRLDTALAELPEDVGQLEVTTSILLTPSGPALKAPSSVARELAFVLSHTIHHNAMIGGMAKALGSDVPADFGMAPGTLEHQRKRQAQA from the coding sequence ATGACCGATTCGTCCCTAGCTCCCCACCAACTTTCCGAGGCGGCCCCTGTGGTGCTCGATCACGTCGGCCCGCTGCGTGAAGTCCTGGGCCAACTCGCCCGGCTCGTCGATCAACTCGACGACACCGCCTACAACACCAAGCCCGTCACAACCTACGGCGGCAGCATCGGCGGCCACGTCCGCCACTGCCTCGACCATGTGAGCGCCCTGCTCTGCGGAACCCATGGCGACCTCATCGACTACGAGGCTCGTGAACGCGGCACCGACATCGAAACCAACCCCGTCTCGGCCTGCTCCGAGCTGCAGCGCCTCGACACGGCTCTGGCCGAGCTGCCCGAAGACGTCGGCCAACTGGAGGTGACCACCTCCATCCTGCTCACCCCGTCGGGCCCCGCGCTCAAAGCCCCGTCGAGCGTGGCCCGCGAACTCGCCTTCGTGCTCAGCCACACCATCCACCACAACGCCATGATCGGCGGCATGGCCAAAGCCCTGGGCAGCGACGTCCCCGCAGACTTCGGCATGGCCCCGGGCACCCTCGAACACCAACGCAAGCGTCAAGCCCAGGCTTGA
- a CDS encoding nucleotide pyrophosphatase/phosphodiesterase family protein produces the protein MAESMQTIAVLNVVGLTPSLLPHAPRIHAYAEATGGVTPLQPVFPAVTCSVQASMTTGLPVDGSGGHGIVGNGWYHRDTCEVRFWQRSDHLVHGEKVWETAKKRNPNFTCANLFWWHNTYSACDIVLQARPIYKADGRKIPDCYANLPELRDRLQAELGTFPLFRFWGPLADITSTRWIADAAMRVDQWHQPSLSLVYLPHLDYGLQKLGPDHADIPQHVAEVDAVVGDLLDHYAKRDVRVVLLSEYGIEPTLPQDAAININQMLRGAGLLQVREEDGGELLDPGACRAFAVADHQIAHVYHEPGLELPLIPGCQPVEMEHPRAGNTVLVADPGRWFTYDYWLDESKAPDFARTVDIHRKPGYDPRELFADKGKAAIAWKLLRKKLGFRQLMDVTPLDTDLVRGTHGRINNPSELQPLLIGTGVSETPRPCTDVRGVILDALFGSRGE, from the coding sequence ATGGCAGAGTCGATGCAAACGATCGCGGTGTTGAACGTGGTGGGGCTCACGCCCTCGCTGCTGCCGCACGCGCCGCGCATCCATGCCTACGCCGAGGCCACCGGCGGCGTCACCCCCCTGCAACCCGTCTTCCCCGCGGTAACGTGCAGCGTCCAGGCGTCGATGACCACGGGTTTGCCCGTTGACGGTTCCGGGGGACACGGCATCGTCGGCAACGGCTGGTACCACCGCGACACCTGCGAAGTCCGATTCTGGCAACGCAGCGACCACCTCGTCCACGGCGAGAAGGTTTGGGAAACGGCAAAGAAGCGCAACCCCAACTTCACTTGCGCCAACCTGTTCTGGTGGCACAACACCTATTCGGCGTGCGACATCGTCCTGCAGGCCCGCCCGATCTACAAAGCGGATGGGCGCAAGATCCCCGACTGCTACGCCAACCTCCCCGAACTGCGTGACCGCCTGCAAGCCGAGCTCGGCACCTTCCCGCTGTTCCGCTTCTGGGGGCCGCTGGCCGACATCACCTCGACGCGGTGGATCGCCGACGCCGCGATGCGGGTGGATCAGTGGCACCAGCCCTCGCTCAGCCTCGTCTACCTGCCCCACCTCGACTACGGCCTGCAGAAGCTAGGCCCCGATCACGCCGACATCCCGCAACATGTTGCCGAGGTTGACGCGGTGGTGGGCGACCTGCTCGATCACTACGCCAAGCGTGATGTCCGCGTCGTCCTGCTCAGCGAGTACGGCATCGAGCCCACGCTCCCGCAGGACGCCGCGATCAACATCAACCAGATGCTGCGTGGGGCCGGGCTGCTTCAAGTCCGTGAAGAAGACGGCGGCGAGTTGCTCGACCCCGGGGCCTGCCGGGCGTTCGCGGTGGCAGATCACCAGATTGCCCACGTGTACCACGAGCCCGGCCTGGAGCTGCCGCTCATCCCCGGATGTCAGCCGGTGGAGATGGAGCACCCGCGCGCGGGCAACACCGTGCTCGTTGCGGACCCGGGACGGTGGTTCACCTACGACTATTGGCTAGATGAGAGCAAGGCCCCGGACTTCGCCCGCACCGTCGACATCCACCGCAAGCCAGGCTACGACCCGCGCGAGCTGTTCGCGGACAAAGGCAAGGCCGCGATCGCGTGGAAGCTGCTGCGCAAGAAACTCGGCTTCCGACAACTCATGGACGTCACCCCGCTCGACACCGATCTGGTGCGTGGCACACACGGGCGCATCAACAACCCATCGGAGTTGCAGCCGCTTCTGATCGGCACAGGCGTGTCGGAGACGCCGCGGCCGTGCACGGATGTGCGTGGGGTGATCCTCGACGCGTT